In one window of Undibacter mobilis DNA:
- a CDS encoding ABC transporter ATP-binding protein, which produces MTPKVQISGVRMEYRRKSDETATVALDGVNLSIEAGKFVALVGPSGCGKTTLIKIVDGLIKPSSGSIVIDGKAVSGPGPDRAMVFQDASLLPWRTVFDNVIYGLECQGRVTDASRQRVSELLQLVGIAKFARHYPHELSGGMQQRVNIARALAVDPEVLIMDEPFAALDAQTRELMQQELLRIWSESNKTVLFVTHQINEAVYLADEVVILGSRPGRIKRCVDIKLDRPRPLSIKRDLNFLRYEDDIWSTIEEEASKAMLREEVA; this is translated from the coding sequence ATGACGCCAAAGGTCCAGATATCTGGCGTCCGTATGGAGTATCGTCGCAAGAGCGACGAAACGGCGACTGTAGCGTTGGACGGAGTTAATCTGTCGATCGAGGCAGGGAAGTTTGTTGCGCTTGTCGGACCAAGCGGCTGCGGCAAGACCACGCTGATCAAGATTGTCGATGGCCTCATCAAGCCCAGTTCAGGAAGCATCGTTATCGATGGAAAAGCGGTCAGTGGTCCCGGACCCGATCGTGCCATGGTTTTTCAGGACGCATCCTTGCTTCCGTGGCGCACCGTGTTCGATAACGTTATTTACGGCCTCGAATGCCAGGGTCGGGTAACCGATGCGAGCCGGCAACGGGTGTCCGAGCTGCTCCAGTTGGTGGGCATTGCGAAGTTCGCCCGACACTATCCTCATGAATTGTCGGGTGGTATGCAACAGCGTGTGAATATTGCGCGTGCGCTGGCGGTGGATCCCGAAGTGCTGATCATGGATGAACCGTTTGCGGCGCTTGATGCCCAGACGCGCGAGCTGATGCAGCAAGAATTGCTGAGGATATGGAGCGAATCCAACAAGACTGTCTTGTTCGTCACCCACCAGATCAACGAAGCCGTTTATCTGGCCGACGAAGTCGTCATTCTTGGCTCGCGTCCAGGCCGTATCAAGCGGTGCGTCGACATCAAGCTTGACCGTCCCAGGCCGTTATCCATCAAGCGGGATCTCAATTTCCTTCGGTATGAGGACGACATCTGGTCCACGATCGAAGAGGAAGCATCTAAAGCGATGTTGCGCGAGGAAGTGGCGTAG
- a CDS encoding 2Fe-2S iron-sulfur cluster-binding protein, with amino-acid sequence MPTLTFIDSTGRHRQVDSDAGLSLMEVARRNDIPEIIAECGGQCACATCHVYVEPEWLSKTGPISELEQDLLNFSEDVRPTSRLSCQVQVTDELDGIIVHTPSKQG; translated from the coding sequence TTGCCGACACTCACATTCATCGACTCGACCGGCCGACACAGGCAAGTCGATTCCGACGCTGGGCTATCGCTCATGGAGGTCGCGCGGCGAAACGATATCCCCGAAATTATTGCCGAGTGCGGCGGACAATGCGCCTGCGCCACTTGTCACGTCTACGTGGAGCCGGAATGGCTTTCGAAGACGGGCCCGATTAGTGAACTTGAGCAGGACCTTCTCAACTTCAGTGAGGATGTCCGCCCAACGTCGCGACTCTCGTGCCAGGTCCAGGTGACCGATGAGCTCGACGGCATCATCGTTCATACGCCCTCGAAGCAGGGCTAA
- a CDS encoding ABC transporter permease produces MTASTAGRSERRAPGIMERLAKYEKTLYGVGTVGILLVAWQVAVANIDPSLAPLFSSPTRVLASAIELFQSGELVHHLQVSAVEYALGYGVSILIGVPLGIALGWYKRFNYALDPLTTALYVAPGVAFMPLIMIWFGIGLASKVVLIVLLALFPIMINCRDAVKTTPKNLLEAARSFQASQGRIFRTIVFPSAVPFILTGLRLGAGRALIGVFVAEMYISQAGIGYMITQAGTSLKTDVVFVGVIIFCIAGLLVFELIAQLERRFEKWRPQVGSGE; encoded by the coding sequence ATGACTGCGTCGACTGCCGGTCGCAGCGAACGACGGGCTCCAGGAATCATGGAGCGTCTCGCAAAATACGAAAAGACGCTCTATGGCGTTGGCACTGTCGGTATCTTGTTGGTGGCTTGGCAGGTCGCCGTTGCGAACATTGATCCATCGCTCGCGCCGCTCTTCAGCTCGCCAACGCGTGTACTGGCATCCGCGATTGAGTTGTTCCAAAGCGGGGAGCTTGTTCACCACCTTCAGGTCAGCGCCGTCGAGTATGCACTGGGTTACGGCGTGTCGATTCTGATAGGCGTTCCGCTCGGCATTGCCCTGGGTTGGTACAAGCGATTCAATTACGCACTCGATCCACTCACGACTGCCCTGTACGTTGCGCCTGGGGTGGCTTTTATGCCCCTGATTATGATCTGGTTCGGCATTGGCCTCGCTTCGAAAGTCGTTCTTATTGTGCTTCTCGCGTTGTTTCCGATCATGATCAATTGTCGTGACGCGGTGAAGACGACGCCGAAAAATCTTCTGGAAGCAGCACGGAGCTTTCAGGCGTCGCAAGGGCGCATCTTTAGGACGATTGTCTTCCCGTCAGCCGTGCCATTCATCTTGACCGGATTGCGCCTCGGAGCGGGACGCGCGTTGATCGGCGTCTTCGTCGCGGAAATGTACATTTCACAGGCAGGCATCGGGTACATGATTACGCAGGCCGGGACGAGCCTCAAGACCGATGTCGTGTTCGTTGGCGTGATCATCTTCTGCATTGCTGGCCTTCTCGTCTTCGAATTGATCGCTCAGCTCGAGCGTCGGTTCGAGAAATGGCGACCGCAAGTTGGGTCCGGAGAGTGA
- a CDS encoding SDR family NAD(P)-dependent oxidoreductase, which produces MGRLSDKVAIITGAAGGIGSAAARRFAEEGAKVLLVDRDEVALKQAMTALLFDRVGFVVADVTDEAAMQKVVAEAKRRFGRIDIALLNAGIEGEIGRIDALPVSAFDKVMAVNVRSVWLGIAALMPAMKETGGGSIVITSSVAGLRGSSMLAAYSASKHAVVGLMHSAALEGAADNVRVNTVNPAQTRTRMMAAIDEAMVAAGRPGGSTARIPLARYAEPADVVDMMLFLASEDSRFCTGATYLVDGGSMA; this is translated from the coding sequence ATGGGGCGTCTCTCGGACAAAGTTGCAATCATCACGGGCGCGGCGGGCGGCATAGGGTCGGCCGCAGCGAGGCGGTTCGCCGAGGAAGGCGCCAAGGTTCTCCTCGTCGATCGCGATGAGGTCGCCTTAAAGCAGGCGATGACGGCCCTCCTGTTCGACAGAGTGGGCTTTGTCGTCGCCGACGTCACCGACGAGGCCGCGATGCAGAAGGTTGTGGCGGAAGCGAAGCGTCGCTTCGGCCGCATCGACATCGCGCTACTGAATGCCGGCATCGAAGGCGAGATCGGGAGGATCGATGCCCTCCCGGTCTCGGCCTTCGACAAGGTCATGGCAGTGAATGTGCGTAGCGTCTGGCTAGGCATTGCGGCCCTGATGCCGGCGATGAAGGAGACGGGCGGCGGCAGCATCGTGATCACCTCCTCCGTCGCCGGGCTGCGCGGCTCGTCGATGCTCGCGGCCTACAGCGCAAGCAAGCATGCCGTTGTCGGCCTGATGCACTCGGCCGCGCTGGAAGGCGCCGCCGACAATGTCCGCGTCAACACGGTCAATCCGGCGCAGACGCGGACCCGAATGATGGCCGCGATCGACGAAGCCATGGTAGCGGCAGGTCGACCTGGCGGCTCGACAGCGCGCATCCCGCTGGCCCGCTACGCCGAGCCTGCCGATGTCGTAGACATGATGCTGTTCCTCGCAAGCGAAGACAGCCGGTTCTGTACCGGAGCGACTTATCTTGTGGACGGTGGATCGATGGCCTGA
- a CDS encoding enoyl-CoA hydratase/isomerase family protein — MSEEHVVTRVSGAEHIAWMRLNRPEKKNCLSNKMMDKMIVDIKAITENTDIKVLVLSAAGDSFCSGLDLFDLREANTKEHRFGRSEGTREITQLLRKMPQITIASVQGWCLGGGIALLNACDLAIGAEDAKIGMPEVLRGSYGEVATPTLFHTKIPLKQAFYISLTGRNLSGVEAARIGLLSKAVPTADLEASVDALAREIASRHRVTLTHAKIAGYTEVDLSFADAMAADELIGHRQRFYMNPLNDVEKYLGSQKGGGSVTYKKPDAQ, encoded by the coding sequence ATGTCGGAAGAACATGTCGTTACACGCGTATCCGGAGCGGAACATATTGCGTGGATGCGTCTCAATAGGCCGGAGAAGAAGAACTGCCTTTCAAACAAGATGATGGATAAGATGATCGTCGATATTAAGGCGATCACAGAGAATACCGACATCAAGGTTCTCGTTCTGTCAGCGGCCGGGGATTCGTTCTGCTCTGGACTCGATCTTTTTGATTTGCGCGAAGCGAACACCAAGGAGCATCGGTTTGGCCGATCGGAGGGGACTCGCGAGATTACTCAGTTGCTCCGTAAAATGCCGCAGATCACCATCGCTTCAGTGCAGGGGTGGTGTCTCGGTGGCGGCATCGCCCTGCTCAATGCCTGTGACCTCGCGATTGGCGCAGAGGACGCCAAGATCGGCATGCCGGAGGTTCTGCGAGGATCGTATGGTGAGGTGGCGACGCCCACTCTTTTCCACACCAAGATTCCCCTGAAGCAGGCGTTTTACATCTCGTTGACGGGGCGCAATCTGAGTGGGGTTGAAGCAGCTCGGATCGGTCTTCTGTCGAAAGCTGTGCCTACGGCGGATCTCGAAGCATCGGTTGATGCCCTCGCCAGAGAGATTGCCTCTCGTCACCGAGTGACGCTGACCCATGCGAAGATTGCCGGCTACACAGAAGTCGATTTGTCATTCGCCGACGCAATGGCTGCGGACGAGCTCATCGGGCATCGGCAGCGCTTCTACATGAATCCCTTGAATGACGTTGAGAAGTATCTCGGGTCGCAGAAGGGCGGTGGTAGCGTCACGTACAAGAAGCCGGACGCGCAGTAG
- a CDS encoding ABC transporter substrate-binding protein has translation MIRKTAAALAVLTALTGPLMADENTIRIGVLTDMSGPFADIVGQGAVESVRLAVADASGKVNSKPIEIIFADHQNKPDVALSILRQWYEERGVDVAMEFTTSTVGLAAQALTRSANKVALPLGPATSDLYGAKCSPNSVVWGMDNYAFGNAAPKVVVKRGGDKWFLLVTDYTFGHQLQELVTNLVTSEGGKIVGAVRHPLGTPDFSTYLLQAQSLGANVITFINSGNDMSTSIKQAREFGLHAKMQFVAPAFQIPNALALGLTVGQGVIVTNSVYWDQSDVTRAFSKRFEEKMKKVPSENQFMAYAATQHYLKAVSQMKSHTDGKAVVEEMKKLPVSVLDFKGRIRKDGRVIYDLNIASVKAPSESVGPFDVYKLSGKVSGEEGFVPEGKTGCTF, from the coding sequence ATGATCAGGAAAACAGCAGCAGCACTTGCGGTACTGACGGCGTTGACGGGCCCGCTCATGGCGGACGAGAACACGATCCGCATCGGCGTCCTCACCGACATGAGCGGCCCGTTTGCAGACATTGTCGGCCAGGGCGCGGTGGAATCCGTCCGCCTCGCGGTTGCCGACGCCAGTGGCAAGGTGAATAGTAAGCCAATCGAAATCATCTTCGCGGACCACCAGAACAAGCCGGACGTCGCCTTGAGCATCCTGCGCCAATGGTATGAAGAGCGTGGCGTTGACGTGGCGATGGAGTTCACGACCTCGACGGTCGGTCTCGCCGCCCAGGCCTTGACACGCAGCGCCAACAAGGTCGCCCTGCCCCTCGGCCCGGCGACATCGGACCTCTACGGTGCCAAATGCTCGCCCAACAGCGTCGTCTGGGGCATGGATAATTACGCCTTCGGCAACGCCGCCCCCAAGGTCGTCGTCAAGCGCGGCGGCGATAAGTGGTTCCTCTTGGTCACCGACTACACCTTCGGCCACCAGCTGCAGGAACTGGTCACCAACCTGGTGACATCGGAAGGCGGCAAGATCGTGGGCGCCGTCCGACACCCGCTCGGCACGCCCGATTTCTCGACCTACCTGCTGCAGGCGCAGTCACTGGGCGCCAATGTCATCACCTTCATCAACTCGGGCAACGACATGTCCACGTCGATCAAGCAAGCGCGCGAATTCGGCTTGCATGCGAAGATGCAGTTTGTTGCCCCCGCCTTCCAGATCCCGAACGCGCTGGCGCTCGGACTGACGGTCGGCCAAGGCGTCATCGTCACTAACAGTGTCTACTGGGACCAGTCGGATGTCACGCGCGCCTTCTCCAAGCGCTTCGAGGAGAAGATGAAGAAGGTGCCGAGCGAAAACCAGTTCATGGCATATGCCGCCACCCAGCACTACCTGAAAGCCGTCAGCCAGATGAAGTCGCATACCGACGGCAAAGCGGTGGTCGAAGAGATGAAGAAGCTGCCGGTCTCGGTGCTCGACTTCAAAGGTCGGATTCGCAAGGATGGTCGCGTCATTTACGACCTCAATATCGCGTCGGTGAAGGCGCCGTCGGAGTCGGTCGGTCCGTTCGACGTTTACAAATTGTCGGGCAAAGTATCGGGCGAAGAAGGCTTCGTTCCCGAAGGCAAGACCGGCTGCACGTTCTAG
- a CDS encoding nucleoside deaminase yields the protein MQRAIDTARMGLGQAGHRPFAAVIARNGSVVCEAVSLSGSGNDPTAHAEILAVRDACDKLGTRDLSDCDLYATCEPCPLCVAAIWYARIRKTYYAATVDDCGKVGIHLDELIREVRLPIAKRRQPSEQLMRPQAQALFSDWASAQISSG from the coding sequence ATGCAGCGGGCGATAGATACCGCACGCATGGGACTCGGCCAGGCAGGCCATCGCCCCTTCGCCGCAGTCATAGCGAGAAACGGATCGGTCGTTTGCGAGGCTGTGAGCCTTAGCGGGAGCGGAAACGACCCCACTGCACATGCAGAGATTCTTGCGGTCAGAGACGCCTGCGATAAGTTAGGCACACGCGACCTTAGCGATTGCGATCTCTACGCGACTTGCGAACCGTGTCCCCTTTGCGTCGCCGCCATCTGGTACGCCCGGATTCGCAAGACCTATTACGCGGCCACGGTCGACGATTGCGGAAAGGTGGGCATACACCTGGACGAGCTGATCCGCGAAGTCCGACTGCCTATCGCCAAGCGTCGTCAGCCGTCGGAGCAATTAATGCGCCCACAAGCACAAGCTCTGTTCAGTGACTGGGCGAGCGCCCAAATAAGTAGCGGCTAA
- a CDS encoding class I adenylate-forming enzyme family protein, whose translation MSGAFGLYTVHNLLAVNARRYRDRVALAQGGVRLRYEELNARANQLAHELIARGVRPGDHVGVLAGNTIPHVVALYAVAKAGAVSIVFDVKWVPRETGIAVNLFDCSLLIADRAHAAQLSDEAIGSVRCGVLWCDARRPQDCEFEGAYAKRPGDDPGIPVAEDATFMLMLTSGTTGRPKGCIKTHKSYLHSTINNLLSKRMGGGINELLVVPIYYNSGRVSLITQLSFGGTVHLRETFDATDVLTTIQEERIACIALAPQQCEELLRHPDLDRYDKSSLRVLRKAGLPFQKRSLEAIVKSITPNVFQSYGGTEFSEASVLMPEEQLTRIGSAGRPLWGMEIDVVGPDKQPLPAGTQGVIRVRGPSVCDGYYHDSEATAAAFQDGWYYSGDLGFMDEDGFLYISGREKNIIKTGGINVAPAEIEDVLLSFPEVADAAVVGIADDKWGTAIKAMVALRDGAAISEQELLKRCGESLSRYKLPKVIEFVDQISRDALGKTGRASAARNP comes from the coding sequence GTGTCTGGCGCCTTCGGTCTGTACACCGTTCATAATTTGCTTGCCGTGAACGCCAGGCGTTACCGCGACCGCGTCGCGCTGGCGCAGGGCGGCGTTCGGCTACGATACGAGGAGCTGAATGCCCGAGCAAACCAGCTGGCGCATGAGCTCATTGCGCGTGGTGTGCGTCCTGGCGATCATGTCGGCGTCCTTGCCGGCAACACGATTCCGCACGTTGTTGCGCTGTATGCCGTGGCCAAGGCAGGGGCGGTTTCCATCGTTTTCGATGTGAAATGGGTGCCGCGCGAGACGGGTATCGCTGTCAACCTCTTCGACTGCAGTCTTCTCATTGCTGACCGCGCGCACGCGGCACAGTTGTCCGATGAGGCGATCGGAAGTGTTCGGTGCGGGGTCCTGTGGTGCGATGCGCGACGCCCGCAGGACTGCGAGTTCGAAGGGGCGTACGCGAAGCGCCCCGGTGACGATCCCGGCATTCCTGTTGCGGAAGATGCGACATTTATGCTCATGCTGACTTCTGGAACCACGGGGCGTCCGAAGGGCTGCATCAAAACCCACAAAAGCTACCTGCACAGTACGATCAATAATCTTCTGAGCAAAAGAATGGGAGGCGGAATCAACGAGCTGTTGGTTGTGCCGATCTACTACAATTCGGGCCGTGTCAGCCTCATCACGCAATTGAGTTTTGGCGGCACGGTTCACCTCCGCGAGACATTTGACGCGACCGATGTGCTGACGACGATACAGGAGGAACGCATCGCGTGTATTGCGCTCGCGCCACAGCAATGTGAGGAGTTGCTTCGGCATCCGGATCTGGACCGGTACGACAAGTCTTCGCTGCGGGTGTTGCGTAAGGCGGGCTTGCCGTTTCAGAAGCGCTCGCTTGAAGCGATCGTAAAGTCGATCACGCCGAACGTTTTTCAGTCCTATGGAGGCACGGAGTTCTCCGAGGCGTCGGTGCTGATGCCTGAGGAGCAGTTGACCAGGATAGGGTCGGCGGGCCGACCATTGTGGGGGATGGAGATCGACGTTGTGGGGCCGGACAAGCAGCCACTGCCGGCCGGGACGCAAGGAGTAATTCGGGTGCGCGGGCCGAGCGTTTGTGATGGTTACTATCACGACAGCGAGGCCACAGCGGCTGCCTTCCAGGACGGCTGGTATTATTCGGGCGACCTTGGATTCATGGATGAGGACGGGTTCCTGTATATCTCTGGTCGCGAGAAGAACATCATCAAGACAGGGGGCATCAATGTCGCGCCGGCCGAGATTGAGGATGTCCTTCTGTCTTTCCCCGAGGTCGCCGACGCGGCGGTCGTTGGCATAGCAGACGACAAATGGGGGACGGCGATCAAGGCCATGGTGGCGCTGCGAGACGGCGCGGCGATCTCCGAGCAGGAATTGTTGAAGCGCTGCGGCGAGAGCCTCTCTCGATACAAATTGCCGAAGGTAATCGAGTTTGTGGACCAGATATCTCGCGATGCGCTGGGGAAGACCGGTCGCGCTTCGGCGGCGCGGAATCCCTGA
- a CDS encoding thiamine pyrophosphate-requiring protein, translated as MHDTPLPDLAATAFLERLAQRGVEYAFVNSGTDFAPIVEALAREPNSARFPRFVTVPHENLAMAMAHGYYRLSGKPAAVMCHVTVGTANALCGLMNCSRDHIPVLLAAGRTPNTETGFPESRNGYIHWGTESFDQGGLVREYVKWDYEWRHGQPAGDVVDRALDIAMSEPRGPVYLTLAREVLGGPVVDKRRNNLRGLGAAAPHPCPETIGVAAELLTNASFPLIITATAGRTRTSYAALTDFADRHAIPVVQSQTRDLNLPTAHAMNLGHNVHQILPRADVILVLDNDVPWLPSVGGPSPGAKVIHMSADPLASRYPFREFETDVLITSETTRGVVALDQAMTAAANNKAKIRKDERRISISRIRDEQALERRRQIDKASAAPRAGGVWITHCLNALKSPDAIIINELGFNAPDFLELNEWGSYMATSLAGGLGFGLGAALGAKLAAPEREVIVCCGEGSYMFGNPTPYHFVQAAEKLPTLTIVSNNHAWHAVRVAARSVYPRGAAAKSNDMPLTSLAPSPQYEKTISAIGGYGEKVDTPAELPNAIERGLDAVRAGVPAVLNVLTEGR; from the coding sequence ATGCACGACACACCGCTTCCAGACCTTGCGGCTACTGCCTTCCTTGAGCGCCTGGCGCAGAGAGGCGTGGAGTATGCGTTCGTCAACTCCGGTACCGACTTCGCGCCAATCGTTGAAGCATTGGCCCGCGAACCAAACAGCGCACGTTTTCCACGCTTCGTCACCGTGCCTCACGAAAATCTCGCGATGGCTATGGCACACGGCTACTATCGCCTCTCCGGAAAGCCCGCAGCGGTCATGTGCCATGTCACCGTTGGTACGGCGAACGCGCTCTGCGGTTTGATGAACTGCTCGCGCGATCATATCCCAGTATTGCTGGCGGCTGGTCGTACGCCCAACACCGAGACCGGCTTCCCGGAATCGCGCAACGGTTACATTCACTGGGGCACGGAATCATTCGACCAGGGCGGACTCGTCCGCGAATACGTCAAATGGGATTACGAATGGCGCCACGGCCAGCCGGCCGGAGATGTCGTCGATCGAGCTCTCGACATAGCGATGAGCGAGCCGCGAGGCCCGGTTTATCTCACACTCGCTCGCGAGGTTCTAGGAGGGCCCGTTGTTGACAAGCGGCGCAACAACCTCCGCGGGCTCGGCGCGGCCGCCCCTCATCCATGCCCCGAAACAATCGGAGTCGCCGCTGAGCTTCTCACCAATGCAAGCTTTCCTTTAATTATCACCGCGACAGCCGGAAGGACGCGCACCAGTTACGCCGCGCTCACAGATTTCGCCGATCGGCACGCGATTCCGGTGGTCCAATCACAGACTCGCGACCTCAATCTACCGACAGCGCACGCGATGAACCTCGGTCATAATGTGCACCAAATCCTGCCTCGAGCCGACGTGATTTTGGTGTTGGACAACGATGTTCCATGGCTACCGAGCGTCGGTGGCCCGTCACCGGGCGCCAAGGTCATCCATATGTCGGCAGATCCTCTCGCGTCTCGCTACCCGTTCCGGGAGTTCGAAACAGACGTTCTAATCACGAGCGAGACAACGCGTGGTGTCGTCGCGCTCGACCAGGCCATGACCGCAGCAGCAAACAATAAGGCAAAGATCAGGAAGGACGAGCGCCGTATCAGTATCAGTCGGATCCGGGACGAACAGGCGCTTGAGCGCCGGCGACAGATCGACAAGGCGAGCGCCGCTCCCCGCGCTGGCGGGGTGTGGATTACGCATTGCCTCAATGCTCTTAAATCGCCCGACGCGATAATCATCAACGAGCTCGGCTTCAATGCTCCGGACTTTCTGGAACTGAACGAATGGGGGAGCTACATGGCGACAAGCTTGGCCGGTGGCCTCGGTTTCGGTCTCGGTGCTGCCCTTGGCGCCAAGCTCGCTGCGCCCGAGCGGGAGGTGATCGTGTGTTGCGGCGAAGGGTCATACATGTTCGGCAACCCGACCCCCTATCATTTCGTTCAGGCAGCCGAGAAGCTGCCGACTTTGACAATTGTCTCGAATAACCACGCTTGGCACGCCGTGAGGGTCGCGGCCCGATCGGTCTATCCCCGCGGCGCCGCGGCCAAGTCCAATGACATGCCATTAACGTCGCTCGCACCCTCGCCTCAATACGAGAAGACGATTTCTGCCATTGGCGGCTATGGCGAAAAGGTCGACACGCCGGCGGAGTTACCCAACGCGATAGAGCGGGGGCTGGACGCCGTGCGAGCCGGCGTTCCCGCCGTATTGAATGTTCTTACAGAAGGCCGTTAG
- a CDS encoding ABC transporter substrate-binding protein: MFSYPATLFRALVVALTTGLAGGAYAADQMRVHVSPPLSIESAPYWLADELGYYKEEGIDYKSMPMATSVGVTATVAGEVEATQILGLSLRGAVQGIDMKIVMVFNRSPTFSFAARQAGTWAELKGKKIGATAITTSSTVMMRQKLQAAGVDPAKDVTFFYLGAPSSIYEALNAGTIDGGYVVVPNEFEAEKRGMKLLPYAEGVRILVGGVAVRGKFAAENPELLKRFLRATYRGLRTFHTDRAKTIPVMAKVMKIDVGLAEKVYDRWRGALSEDGHEDEAFMEAALNYEFGATVPQKAREAFDFSIVKSFKDK, from the coding sequence GTGTTTTCATATCCAGCAACACTCTTCCGCGCACTTGTTGTGGCGCTGACGACCGGTCTTGCCGGCGGCGCATATGCCGCTGATCAGATGCGCGTTCACGTGTCGCCGCCGCTCTCGATTGAATCGGCGCCGTACTGGCTGGCCGATGAACTTGGGTACTACAAGGAAGAGGGCATCGATTATAAAAGCATGCCGATGGCGACCAGCGTGGGCGTGACCGCGACAGTTGCGGGTGAGGTCGAGGCGACCCAGATCCTGGGGTTGTCGCTGCGAGGCGCGGTTCAGGGCATCGATATGAAGATTGTGATGGTCTTCAATCGGTCGCCGACTTTCAGCTTCGCCGCTCGTCAGGCGGGTACATGGGCGGAGCTCAAAGGAAAAAAGATCGGTGCCACCGCTATCACCACCAGCTCAACGGTTATGATGCGGCAGAAGCTCCAGGCAGCCGGCGTTGACCCGGCTAAAGACGTGACCTTCTTCTATCTTGGCGCTCCCAGCTCCATCTATGAGGCGTTGAATGCGGGCACCATCGATGGCGGCTATGTCGTGGTGCCCAATGAATTTGAGGCCGAGAAGCGCGGCATGAAGTTGCTGCCTTATGCCGAAGGTGTGCGTATTCTCGTCGGCGGCGTTGCGGTTCGCGGCAAATTCGCTGCGGAGAACCCGGAGCTTCTCAAGCGTTTCCTCCGCGCCACCTATCGCGGGCTGCGCACGTTTCACACCGATCGCGCCAAGACGATTCCCGTTATGGCCAAGGTGATGAAGATCGACGTGGGCCTGGCGGAGAAAGTGTATGACCGGTGGCGTGGCGCATTGAGCGAGGATGGTCACGAAGATGAGGCATTCATGGAGGCCGCGCTTAATTATGAGTTCGGCGCGACGGTTCCGCAGAAAGCCCGAGAAGCTTTCGATTTTTCCATCGTCAAAAGCTTCAAGGACAAGTAG
- a CDS encoding SDR family NAD(P)-dependent oxidoreductase encodes MSADEKVAVITGAASGIGWALAQTFARARYAVCVVDLDAETAKKRAGELNGNHEGYGCDVSDEGQVERTFAAVQTRYGRLDVLVNNAGIVGSQEPSISQDMVYFDRITKVIINGTFLCSRAAFHPMAAQKSGAIVNVGSIAGLTGLPRRNAYGAAKAGVHSLTRSLATEWAQHGIRVNAVAPGYVATPMVQGLVDQGKVDSARLCRRIPMARLGTPEDIADPVLFLASDAARYVTGVTLSVDGGWAAFGDAGNASEQ; translated from the coding sequence GTGAGTGCGGACGAGAAGGTGGCGGTCATTACCGGAGCGGCAAGTGGCATTGGCTGGGCCCTTGCCCAGACCTTTGCCCGCGCGCGCTATGCGGTCTGCGTCGTGGATCTCGATGCCGAGACGGCGAAGAAGCGCGCCGGCGAACTGAACGGCAACCACGAGGGCTACGGCTGCGACGTTTCCGACGAAGGCCAGGTCGAACGGACCTTCGCCGCTGTCCAGACCCGCTACGGCCGGCTCGACGTGCTCGTCAACAATGCCGGCATCGTCGGCTCGCAGGAGCCATCGATCAGCCAGGACATGGTCTATTTCGACCGCATCACCAAGGTCATCATCAACGGCACCTTTCTCTGCTCGCGCGCCGCGTTCCACCCGATGGCGGCACAGAAAAGCGGCGCCATCGTCAATGTCGGCTCGATCGCCGGTCTCACCGGACTGCCGCGGCGCAACGCCTACGGAGCTGCCAAAGCCGGTGTTCACTCACTCACCCGTTCGCTTGCAACCGAATGGGCCCAACACGGCATCAGGGTCAACGCCGTTGCGCCTGGCTACGTCGCCACACCGATGGTTCAGGGGCTGGTCGACCAGGGCAAGGTCGACAGCGCGCGGCTTTGCCGCCGCATCCCGATGGCCCGTTTGGGCACACCCGAGGACATTGCCGACCCGGTCCTGTTTCTCGCTTCCGACGCGGCCCGTTACGTGACCGGCGTGACGTTGTCGGTGGATGGAGGATGGGCGGCCTTCGGCGACGCCGGCAACGCTTCGGAACAATAA